CTGTAGGGCTGTTCGCCGTCCGCGAGACTGTCGAGGACGGCGTCGGTCGCCCGCCGCATCGACTCCCGGTAGGCCGCGTCGCCCGACTCGGAGCCGAGGAAGAGGTCCTCTCCGTTCATGCCGTCACCCCCGTCTTCGCCTCCTCCTCGACGGCGGCCGCGACGGCCTCGTCGAATATCGACGCCACGTCGTCCAACTCGTCGTCCGAGACGGTCAGCGGCGGGAGGAACCGCGCCGTCGCACTCTCGCGCCCGCCGAGTTCGACGACGAGTCCGCGGTCGAAACACGCCGCGCGGACGGCCGACGCGAGGTCGCCGTCCGGGGGGTGGGGTCCGGGGCCGCGCCAGTCGCCGTCCGGGTCCACGAACTCCACGCCGAGCATCAGGCCGCGGCCGCGCACGTCGCCGACGGCGTCGAACTTCTCGGCCGTCGCGTCGAGGCTCTCGCGCAGGCGTTCGCCCGCCTCGGCGGCCCTGTCGGCCAAGTCGTGCTCCAACACGTAGTCGATGGTCGCCTCGCCGGCCGCCATCGCCAGTTGGTTGCCGCGGAACGTGCCCGCGTGGGCGCCCGGTTCCCACGCGTCCAGCGACTCGTCGTAGACGACGACGGCGAGGGGGAGGCCGCCGCCGACCGCCTTCGAGAGCGTCACCACGTCGGGCGTGATTCCCGCGTGCTCGAAGGCGTACGTCTCGCCCGTCCGACCCAGACCGGTCTGTATCTCGTCCAGAATCAGCGGCACGTCGTGCTCGCGCGTGATTTCCCGCATCTCGCGGAGCCACTCGTTCGGAGCCGGAATCGCCCCGCCCTCGCCCTGCACGGGTTCGAGAATCATCCCCGCGGGTTCCGTGACGCCGCTCCCGGGGTCGGCGAGGAGGTTCTCCGCGTACTCGCCGGCGAGTCGGTGCCCCTCCTCGCCGCCGACGCCGAACGGGGGGCGGTAGTCGTACGGGTAGGGAAGGTGGTGGACGTGCCCCGGCAGGCCGCCTATCGGCTCCTTGGCCTCCGTGTCGCCCATCAGCGAGAGCGCGCCGCTGGTCATTCCGTGGTAGGCGCCGCCGAAACCGAGGATGCTCCTGTTTCCGGTTGCCGTCCGGACGAGTTTCAGCGCCGCCTCGACGGCGTCGGTGCCGGCGGGGCTACAGAACTGCACCTTCGCCCGCGAGGCGAACTCGTCGGGAAGACTCTCGAACAGCGAGTCCACGAACCGCTCCTTCGCGGGAGTGGAGATGTCGAGCGTGTGGAGCGGTCGGCCCGCATCCAGGACGCGTTCCATCGCGTCGACCACGCGAGGGTGGTTGTGCCCGAGGGCGAGCGTTCCGGCGCCCGCGAGGCAGTCGTAGTACTCGTCGCCGTCCATGTCGACGACGGTGAATCCGCGCGCCTCGCGGATGGCGAAGGGGAGGTGGCGGGGGTACGTTCGGGCGTTCGACTCGCGGTCCGTCTGCTGGGAGAGGATGGCGCCGTTGCCGGCGTTCTCGTACGTCACGGCGCATCACTTCCGGAGGCGTTCGAACCGGTCGCACGGCGCGTCCAAACGAGGGTGCTCTGTGACTGCATGCAGTTTTAGGCTGACCTAAACATACGTAAAAGCACCGAGTTTTAGGTGGACCTAAAAACTAAGGCGGTGCGGTCCCTCGTGGAACGACGGAGCGATGTACGACTCGACGCCGAGCGTCGCCACTGGGGCCGATTCGCCGTGCGGAGGGCGATTCGCGGGGGTCGCCGGGGGCGTCGCCTCTTGATTTAGGACGGCCTAAAATAACTGTTCGGGTTCTACGACCCGTCGGGGTTTCCGTCGACGTCTACTGCGGCGGCCACCTCGTTGCGCCGCATGAACGGCGGCGTGTACGGGTCGTTGTACCGCAGGAGCGTCGGTTCGCCGCGCGGTTCGATACCCTCGCGTTCGAGCGTCGCGCGAAGCGAATCCTCGGCGCTCGCCACACGCCGGTCCGTCGCTCGCCACGAGAACGACGTCACGGCTACCGTCCGCGGCCCTTCGACGACGAGTCGGACGTCGGGGTCCGTCGGCGTCGGCGCCGTCTCCTGCGTGTACTCTGCGGGGAGGAAGAACGCCATCCTGACGCCGTCGTCGGCCTCGTCGGTGCGGACGGGGGCGGTCATCGACACGTTCGATCCGTTCGACTCGTCCGCATTGCCCTCGACGCGGGCGGCCGCCGTCGACGCCGACTCGCCGTTTCGCCTCCCCTCCCCGCGCTTGGGGTCCTCGTCGGTGCGAACCGGCGCGGTCATCTCGACGCTCTCTGACCCCTCGTTGGCGCCCGAGATGTAGTCGAACAGTCGGCGGAACGCCGTCTCCTCGTCCCGCGCCGTCGTCTCCGCGAGGAGCGTCCGCGGGTAGCGCCGCAGTTCGACGCGTCCACCGTTGAGGGAGCCGAGCGTCTCGTACGGGACGCGCTCGGCCGACCGGGCGCTGTAGACGCCCCATCCGACCCACGCCGAGAGCGCCGCGCCGACGCCGCCGAGGAGGAGTTTGGTTCGCGCGTGCATACGTTCTCGTGGTCTCGCGAGGGTAAAACTCCCTCTCTCCCTCCTTCCCCCCGCACCCCCCATCCCCCCGCTCACCCTCCGTCGCCGCCGCCGCTACCGCCCCCGCCGTCCGGTCGTCGCGCTCTCTCGCCTCCACTCGTCGCTGCTCGCGCCTACCCCGGCCCGTGAGCGGGCGGCGGTTCGAAGCGCGCGATTCGCGGCCCCGCTCACTCGTTCGCCAACCGACGAATCCCGCCGGCGAGCGCCCGCGTCGCGTCGGCGCAGTCGTCCCAGTCGGTCCACTCGCGGGGGTTGTGCGAGATGCCGTCCTCGGAGGGTGAGAACAGCATCGCGGCGTCGGTGGCGTCCGCGACGTGCATCGTGTCGTGCGCCGCGCCGGAGATGAGGTCGGTCGATTCGAGGTCGAAGTCGCCGGCGCCCGCGTGGATCGCTTCCTGGCACCGTTCGGCGAGGGGGGTCGGCGCCACGTCGAGGTCGACCTCGAACGTCGTCTCGACGCCGCGTTCGGCTTCGAGTCGCTCCAGCGTCTCCTTCACCCGGTCGGTGATTCGGTCTATCGAGGCCGCCTCCACGTCGCGGATGTCGACGGTCAGGTCCACTTTCCCGGCGATGACGTTCGGCGCGTTCGGGGAGACGTTCAGCTTTCCGACCGTCCCGACCGCCGACTCGCTCTCCGTCTCGACGATTTCTCGGGCCTCCGACTCCACGTCGAGAACGAGTTCGCTCGCGGCCGCCATCGCGTCCGTTCGCTCCGGCATCGGCGTCGTGCCGGCGTGGTTCGCCTCGCCGATCACCTCGACGTCGCAGTGGAAGATGCCCGTCACGTCCGTGACGACGCCGACCGGAATCCCGGCGTCTTCGAGGCGAGTACCCTGCTCGATGTGGAGTTCGAGCCACGAGTCCCACGCGCTCGCGTCCACGACGCCCTCGCCGTCGTAGCCTATCGACGCGAGCGCCGATTCGAGTGTGGTGCCCTCGTCGTCGGTGAGGGCGAGGGCGTCCTCGACAGGGAGTGCGCCCGCCGAGACGGACGACCCGAGCATCCCACCCGCGAAGCGCTGGCCCTCCTCCTCGGTGAAACAGACCACCTCGACGGGGCGAGCGAGTTCGGTGCCCGCCTCCTGCATCGCGCGCACGGATTCGAGTGCGGCGTACGTTCCCAGCGGACCGTCGAAGATGCCGCCCTCGGGCACCGAGTCGAGGTGGCTGCCCGCGGCGACCGGCGCCGCGTCGGCGTCGGCCGATTCGGGCGTCCACCGCCCGACGATGTTGCCCACGCGGTCCACTCGAACCTCCAAATCAGCGTCTTCGAGGCGCGATACGAACAGGTCGCGCGCCTCTCGGTTCGCCTCCGTTCCCGTCAGGACGGTCCGGCCGCGGCCTTCTTCGCTCTCGATGCGTCCGAACTCGGCGGTCGCTTCGATGTCCTCGCGCAGTCGCTCCTGTGAGACGTTCATGGGTGCGATGTAGTGCCGGTGGTTATCAATGGACGGTCTCCGGCGACGCGTGCGGGGACCGGCAGGAGGAGGAACGGACGACGACCGAGCGAACGCCGGCCCGACCCAAACGGATTTGGCGCCTCGCTCGAACGAGCGGACGGTGGATTCGAACTCCGAGCGTCACGCGAGCGAGGCCGCGAGGGACGGATGGGGCGCGTCCGACCGACCGGACTCGTTCGAGTCGGTGACGACGCACCGCGAACTCGTCGCGTGGTCGGCCGCCTACTGCGGACGCGCCGCCGAGGCGTTCGGCTTCGAGGTCGACCTCTCGCGCGTCGAGTGGGAGGTGTCGACGCGGGCGAAGCGCCGCGCCGCGGCGGTCAAGCGACCGGCGGTGGAGGATGCGACCGTCGGCACCCCCCGGTCGTGGAACGGCAGGGTACCGACGTGCACCGTCTCGCTCACGTGGGCCGCCTTCGAGTCGTTCTCCCGGACCGAGTGGACGGCGACGCTCAGACACGAGTTAGTGCACGTCGAGCAGTTCCAGCGGTTCGGAACGACGGACCACGGCGACCGGTTCGAGCGCCGCGCGTCGGCCGTCGACGCCCCGGTCCGCGTCCGGCGGTTCGCCGACGCGGCGTACGTTCTCTCGTGCACCGACTGCGGGCAGGTGGTCGCCCGCCGCTACCGCGACTGCAAACTGGTCCGCGGGCACGAGACGTACGCCTCGTCCTGTTGTTCGGCGCCGCTCGCGCTCGACGAACGGACGTGATTCGACCGTCCGATTGATTGGCGTCCGGGCAGAACCGACGAGCGAACCAGACGAGATGCGCCACGGCGCGGCCGAGCGTTCCGCGGGGCGAGACGCGGTTCACCCTCAGACAGATGATCGGAAGCGAATCGGCGGTACAGGTCGGAATCGTCGTCGCGACAGTCGTCGGTCTGTGGATTGGCGCCCGCCTGCTCGTGGACTCGGTCGTTCGGTTGGCCCGCCGAATCGGCCTCTCGGAGCTGACTATCGGGCTGACCGTCGTCGCTGCGGGGACGTCCGCGCCGGAGCTGGTGGTCACGTCCGACGCGGCGCTCAAAGGACTCGGCGACATCGCCGTCGGCAACATCGTCGGCTCGAACATCTACAACTTGGCGTTCGTCCTCGGCGTGGTCTCGATGCTCCGCGTCGTGCCCATCGAACGCTCGCTGGTCCGCCGCGACGGGGTCGCGCTCCTCGCCAGCAGCGTCGTCGGCGCCTACGCCGTCTTCGACCTGACGGTGACCCGACTCGAAGGAGTCGTCCTCCTCGGACTCTTCGCGGCGTACACCGGGTTTCTGCTCCGGAGCGGCGCGGGTGCCGAATTCGAGAACGAAAACGAGAGCGAGGACGGCACCGACCCCGACCCCGACCCCGATTCCGCCGCCGTCGACGCGCACGCCGAGGAGGAGACGCACTTTCGCGCGCGGGACGTCGCCGCCCTCGTCGGCGGGTTGGCCGTCGTCCTCGTCAGCGGCGACCTGATGGTGGGCGCCGCCTCGTCGCTCGCTCGCGGCGCCGGCATCTCCGAGTGGGTCATCGGCGGCACCATCGTCGCGGCCGGCACTTCGACGCCCGAGTTCGCCGTCTCGCTGGTGGCGATTCGGAGCGGTCGACTCGGCGTCAGCATCGGTAACATCGTCGGCTCGAACATCTTCAACTTCCTCGGCATCATGGGGCTCGCGGCCGCGATTCGACCGCTGGCGCTGAGCGGGGGCGTCCGGTCGAGCGTCGCGTGGTTGCTCGTCGTTTCCGCCGGTCTGGTCGCGGCGCTCTGGACGGGGCGTCGACTCTCGCGCTCGGAAGGGGGGCTGTTCGTCACCTCGGAAGTCGTCCGGTGGGTCGTCGGTCTCCTCGGCGGGGGCCAGTAGTTCGACCCGTCCGCCGGCGTCTCAGTCCCGCCTCGCGAGCAGCGCCGCGGCCGCCGCCAGCGCGACGGCGGCGGTCACCGGAGAGAATCCGGGGACGCCCGTTCCGGTGACCGCGGCCGGCGTCTTCGTTTCGGCCGCTTCGCCTCGTTCGGCCGTCGAGACTGCCGTCGCCGACTCGGTCGTCACCGCTCCGGAACCGTTGCTCGTACCCGGTTCGCCCGCGTGCGGCACCGCCTCGTTCGGCGTCTGCGTTCCCGGCGCCGGGTTCGGTGTCGGCGTCTCCGTCGCGTTCGGCGCGGGCGTGGGAGTCGGCGTCGGCGTCGGGACGGGTGTGGGCGTTGGCGTCGCGGGTGCGGGTGCCGGTGCGGGCGCTCCGCCCCCACCGCCGCCCCCGCTCCCGCCCGCTGAACCGTCGGAGTCCTCGGACTCGTCCGAGCCGCTCTCGGGGGTGGGTTCGGGGTCCGGCGCCGACGCGGTCCCGTCGAGGCTGACGTTCAGCGACCCGGCGTCGGCCGTTCGCACGGTCAGCGTCGCCGCGTGGTCGCCGGACTCGTTCGGCGCGTAGCGCACCTGAACGCCGAGCGTCGCGCGCGGACGCACGGTTTCGTTGTCGGGCGCGTCCACCAGCGAGAACTGGCCCGCCTCCGGTCCCGAGAGGTTCGCGGAGACGACGGTGAGGTTCCCGCGGCCGACGTTCGTCACGTTCGCGTCGGCCGTTGCGGTGTCATCCACGTCCGCCGCCATCGAGACGGCGTCCGGCGCGTCGGCCGCGGGATAGCCGACGGCGTAGACGCCGTAGGTGCCGTTCGCCGACGCGGTGAACGTCGCCGCGTTCGCGGCCGTGTCGACGCTCGCGTTCGTCTCGGTCCACGTCCCGTTCGCGTCCGTCCAGACGACGACGGTGGACTCGTTCGCGTGCGACTCGTCGTACCGCAGCGTCACCGTCGCGTTCGCCGACGCGAGCGTCAGGTTCGGCGCGGCCGACAGTCGACCGCGGTTCGGCGGCGCGCGCGCATCTGCGCCCGCCAGAGAGAGGCCGACGTTCTCCCCCGCGAGGTCGAACGACGGCGCGTCGGCGGGCGAGACGTCCGTCAGCGTCACCGCGGAGACGTTCGACACCGACAGCGCCGCGTCGGCCGTCGCGGTGACGTTCGTCAGTTCGAGCGTCCGGAGGTCCGTCGCCGCGACGCCGACGGCTCCGTCGGTCACCGTCAGGTCGCGGACGGAGAGGTTCGTCACGTTCGCGGTGGTGGCGAACGCCGCGCCGTCCTCGCCGGCGGCGAACGTGCGGCCCTCGCCGTCGACGGCGACGTTCGCGGCGTCGACGACGAGCGACGAGGGGGCCGCGTTCCCGCCGGTGTCCAGTCG
This genomic stretch from Halogeometricum sp. S1BR25-6 harbors:
- a CDS encoding SOUL family heme-binding protein; this encodes MHARTKLLLGGVGAALSAWVGWGVYSARSAERVPYETLGSLNGGRVELRRYPRTLLAETTARDEETAFRRLFDYISGANEGSESVEMTAPVRTDEDPKRGEGRRNGESASTAAARVEGNADESNGSNVSMTAPVRTDEADDGVRMAFFLPAEYTQETAPTPTDPDVRLVVEGPRTVAVTSFSWRATDRRVASAEDSLRATLEREGIEPRGEPTLLRYNDPYTPPFMRRNEVAAAVDVDGNPDGS
- a CDS encoding diaminobutyrate--2-oxoglutarate transaminase, with the protein product MTYENAGNGAILSQQTDRESNARTYPRHLPFAIREARGFTVVDMDGDEYYDCLAGAGTLALGHNHPRVVDAMERVLDAGRPLHTLDISTPAKERFVDSLFESLPDEFASRAKVQFCSPAGTDAVEAALKLVRTATGNRSILGFGGAYHGMTSGALSLMGDTEAKEPIGGLPGHVHHLPYPYDYRPPFGVGGEEGHRLAGEYAENLLADPGSGVTEPAGMILEPVQGEGGAIPAPNEWLREMREITREHDVPLILDEIQTGLGRTGETYAFEHAGITPDVVTLSKAVGGGLPLAVVVYDESLDAWEPGAHAGTFRGNQLAMAAGEATIDYVLEHDLADRAAEAGERLRESLDATAEKFDAVGDVRGRGLMLGVEFVDPDGDWRGPGPHPPDGDLASAVRAACFDRGLVVELGGRESATARFLPPLTVSDDELDDVASIFDEAVAAAVEEEAKTGVTA
- a CDS encoding SprT-like domain-containing protein, with protein sequence MTTHRELVAWSAAYCGRAAEAFGFEVDLSRVEWEVSTRAKRRAAAVKRPAVEDATVGTPRSWNGRVPTCTVSLTWAAFESFSRTEWTATLRHELVHVEQFQRFGTTDHGDRFERRASAVDAPVRVRRFADAAYVLSCTDCGQVVARRYRDCKLVRGHETYASSCCSAPLALDERT
- a CDS encoding Zn-dependent hydrolase — translated: MNVSQERLREDIEATAEFGRIESEEGRGRTVLTGTEANREARDLFVSRLEDADLEVRVDRVGNIVGRWTPESADADAAPVAAGSHLDSVPEGGIFDGPLGTYAALESVRAMQEAGTELARPVEVVCFTEEEGQRFAGGMLGSSVSAGALPVEDALALTDDEGTTLESALASIGYDGEGVVDASAWDSWLELHIEQGTRLEDAGIPVGVVTDVTGIFHCDVEVIGEANHAGTTPMPERTDAMAAASELVLDVESEAREIVETESESAVGTVGKLNVSPNAPNVIAGKVDLTVDIRDVEAASIDRITDRVKETLERLEAERGVETTFEVDLDVAPTPLAERCQEAIHAGAGDFDLESTDLISGAAHDTMHVADATDAAMLFSPSEDGISHNPREWTDWDDCADATRALAGGIRRLANE
- a CDS encoding calcium/sodium antiporter, which produces MIGSESAVQVGIVVATVVGLWIGARLLVDSVVRLARRIGLSELTIGLTVVAAGTSAPELVVTSDAALKGLGDIAVGNIVGSNIYNLAFVLGVVSMLRVVPIERSLVRRDGVALLASSVVGAYAVFDLTVTRLEGVVLLGLFAAYTGFLLRSGAGAEFENENESEDGTDPDPDPDSAAVDAHAEEETHFRARDVAALVGGLAVVLVSGDLMVGAASSLARGAGISEWVIGGTIVAAGTSTPEFAVSLVAIRSGRLGVSIGNIVGSNIFNFLGIMGLAAAIRPLALSGGVRSSVAWLLVVSAGLVAALWTGRRLSRSEGGLFVTSEVVRWVVGLLGGGQ